In one Apium graveolens cultivar Ventura unplaced genomic scaffold, ASM990537v1 ctg3835, whole genome shotgun sequence genomic region, the following are encoded:
- the LOC141701440 gene encoding secreted RxLR effector protein 161-like: MSRVPHASVVGSLIYAMVCTKPDLAQSVSVVSKFVGDPAKEHWQAVKRGFWYLKDYAGDIDSRKSMTGYTFALGGSIANWKATLQTTVTLSTKEAEYMALTEAAKEGIWLKGLVSDLGLHHDQATVYFDSLGTICLVEDQVHHERTEHIDVRYYILRSEKRIKMSKLGIESISKN; encoded by the exons ATGTCTCGAGTTCCTCATGCTAGTGTAGTAGGAAGCTTAATTTATGCAATGGTCTGTACTAAACCCGATCTTGCACAATCTGTAAGTGTTGTTAGTAAGTTTGTGGGTGATCCAGCCAAAGAGCATTGGCAAGCTGTGAAGAGGGGTTTTTGGTACTTAAAAG ATTATGCTGGAGATATTGACAGTAGAAAATCTATGACTGGTTATACTTTCGCTTTAGGTGGTTCAATTGCCAATTGGAAAGCTACTTTGCAAACTACGGTTACTTTGTCTACTAAAGAAGCAGAGTACATGGCATTGACAGAAGCCGCCAAAGAAGGAATCTGGTTGAAAGGTCTGGTCAGTGATTTGGGTCTACATCATGATCAGGCTACAGTGTATTTTGATAGTCTCGGTACAATCTGTTTAGTTGAGGATCAGGTCCATCATGAGCGGACTGAGCACATAGATGTAAGATATTATATTTTGAGAAGTGAGAAGAGAATCAAAATGAGCAAACTGGGtattgaatcaatctctaaaaactga